Proteins co-encoded in one Rhodococcus sp. PAMC28707 genomic window:
- a CDS encoding carotenoid biosynthesis protein yields the protein MNRFVVALAGAAILAQISYPLVTGSRRDVVTVAVVVLLASCALVHAAVSRGFGWALMLFATTAGLGLIAEIVGTATGFPFGSYGYATGRLGPDIVGVPAVVPLAWTAGFYPIWCAVSYVLQRSSTSPERRRIHRVVITAVGMVGWDLYLDTQMVTDGQWTWTSPIAGLPGIPSIPVSNYLGWFVTAAIMALIVDTLGRRFRADRTTLSPISDTAPLVLFTWTWLGSALAHAALLTGPELRYSAVYGFFAMGVVGVPLVWTWAMSKWATSRKPTTEPRGRTRTR from the coding sequence ATGAACAGGTTCGTCGTGGCACTCGCGGGTGCCGCAATACTGGCCCAGATTTCGTACCCCCTCGTGACCGGGTCGCGACGCGATGTCGTCACCGTCGCCGTCGTCGTCCTCCTCGCGTCGTGTGCGCTCGTACACGCCGCTGTGTCCCGCGGTTTCGGTTGGGCTCTGATGCTGTTCGCGACTACTGCCGGGCTCGGCCTGATCGCCGAAATAGTAGGAACCGCAACGGGGTTCCCTTTTGGAAGCTATGGATATGCAACTGGTCGACTCGGCCCCGACATCGTGGGCGTGCCCGCGGTGGTCCCACTTGCGTGGACGGCCGGGTTCTATCCGATCTGGTGCGCGGTCTCCTATGTGTTGCAACGATCGTCGACCTCTCCGGAGCGTCGAAGAATTCACCGAGTCGTGATCACTGCGGTCGGGATGGTCGGATGGGATCTCTACCTCGACACTCAGATGGTGACCGATGGGCAGTGGACCTGGACGTCTCCGATCGCCGGACTACCCGGAATCCCCTCGATTCCGGTGAGCAACTATCTGGGATGGTTTGTCACCGCAGCCATAATGGCGCTGATCGTCGATACTCTGGGGCGCCGGTTCCGAGCTGACCGCACCACGCTGTCGCCGATTTCCGACACCGCTCCTCTGGTGCTGTTCACCTGGACGTGGCTTGGTTCGGCGCTTGCACACGCCGCGCTTCTGACCGGACCCGAACTTCGATATTCGGCCGTCTACGGATTTTTCGCGATGGGGGTCGTCGGAGTTCCACTCGTATGGACTTGGGCGATGTCGAAATGGGCAACTTCGAGAAAACCGACCACCGAACCTCGAGGACGCACGCGGACTCGGTGA
- a CDS encoding SAV_6107 family HEPN domain-containing protein: protein MAAKVLRADVRPGVSPRARALLGRADAMLSGSVGAADATEMFLDCYIAALRGAAAVLEATPIAASRVRSRSAWVLMAKAAPALDSWAEYFSGFSTTRAAVQAGLRRSIDENDADEFYREVGRFLQVVEEYIGVDSRLDRQEVRPHSMSA, encoded by the coding sequence ATGGCTGCCAAAGTTCTCCGTGCTGACGTACGTCCGGGGGTATCGCCTCGCGCCAGAGCGTTGCTCGGTCGAGCGGATGCGATGCTGTCCGGGTCGGTGGGCGCCGCGGATGCCACCGAGATGTTTCTCGACTGCTATATAGCGGCTCTGCGCGGCGCGGCAGCGGTCCTGGAGGCGACCCCGATCGCCGCATCGCGAGTGCGCTCGCGAAGTGCCTGGGTGCTGATGGCAAAGGCGGCGCCCGCCCTAGATTCCTGGGCTGAGTACTTTTCCGGCTTCTCGACGACCAGAGCGGCCGTCCAGGCGGGCTTGCGCCGATCGATCGACGAAAACGACGCCGACGAGTTCTACCGCGAAGTGGGGCGATTCCTTCAGGTCGTGGAGGAGTACATCGGAGTCGATTCACGACTCGACAGACAGGAAGTCCGTCCGCACTCGATGTCTGCTTGA
- a CDS encoding DUF3153 domain-containing protein: MSNVQSTFRAGTRNRRIMSALALALFVAPMLAGCLRVQVSMGVSADDRVSGQIVAATIPTSDTDTGPVLTPPSSLASKIRVAEYKQDGYIGSQARFSDLSFGDLQTLGSMSDQATGSYQLVMQRAGDTVTLEGKADLQTVPKQGTDVQFTIAFPARIGTTNGTREGDNIITWKLPAGEVTSMRAEVNYPDPNTRSFAGWAGIVGGVTVGIAAIVGAMAWVTRNPPVRLVESKK, encoded by the coding sequence ATGTCGAACGTGCAGTCGACATTCCGTGCAGGTACCCGCAACCGTCGAATTATGTCCGCCCTCGCATTAGCGCTGTTCGTAGCGCCGATGTTGGCCGGTTGCCTTCGGGTACAGGTCTCGATGGGTGTCTCTGCCGACGACCGCGTGTCGGGGCAGATCGTGGCCGCGACGATACCGACATCCGATACCGACACCGGTCCGGTGCTCACACCTCCGTCTTCGCTCGCGAGCAAGATCCGTGTCGCGGAATACAAGCAGGACGGATACATCGGCAGCCAAGCACGTTTCAGCGATCTCTCCTTCGGGGACCTTCAAACTCTCGGTTCCATGTCGGATCAAGCGACGGGGAGCTACCAGCTGGTGATGCAGCGAGCGGGCGACACCGTGACGCTCGAAGGCAAGGCCGATTTGCAGACAGTCCCCAAGCAGGGCACAGATGTTCAGTTCACCATCGCGTTTCCCGCTCGAATCGGGACGACCAACGGCACCCGCGAAGGGGACAACATCATCACCTGGAAGTTGCCCGCGGGCGAGGTGACGAGCATGCGAGCCGAGGTCAATTATCCCGATCCCAACACCCGCAGTTTCGCGGGCTGGGCCGGCATCGTCGGGGGCGTCACTGTCGGTATCGCAGCGATCGTCGGAGCCATGGCCTGGGTGACCAGGAACCCTCCGGTGCGCCTCGTCGAATCGAAGAAGTAG
- a CDS encoding DUF3040 domain-containing protein, protein MPLSEHEQRMLDQIESALYAEDPKFASHVRSGRMRTASSKRRFQAAALFALGLVLLIAGVALPFKPGGFPVISLVGFVLMFGAGVLFLLGGSRKAATPSDGDASSVSGSNSGSGPRSSGQKSKSARKGGGFASRMEDRFRRRFEQE, encoded by the coding sequence GTGCCACTCTCCGAGCACGAGCAGCGCATGCTCGATCAAATCGAGAGCGCTCTCTACGCCGAGGATCCCAAATTCGCCTCGCACGTACGAAGCGGACGCATGCGTACGGCATCGAGCAAACGCCGTTTTCAAGCGGCCGCATTGTTCGCGTTGGGGCTTGTTCTTCTGATCGCCGGGGTGGCTCTGCCATTCAAGCCCGGCGGTTTTCCTGTGATAAGCCTCGTCGGCTTCGTCCTGATGTTCGGGGCAGGCGTGCTGTTTCTTCTCGGCGGATCACGCAAAGCTGCAACGCCGTCCGACGGCGACGCATCGAGTGTGAGCGGATCCAATTCCGGGTCCGGTCCGAGGAGCTCGGGGCAGAAGTCCAAGTCTGCCCGTAAAGGCGGAGGCTTCGCGTCGCGCATGGAAGATCGGTTCCGGCGGCGGTTCGAGCAGGAGTGA
- the mraZ gene encoding division/cell wall cluster transcriptional repressor MraZ: MFLGTYTPKLDDKGRLTLPAKFREALSGGVMVSKGQDHSLAVYTPEEFSERVRKLTEASRSNPVARAYIRQLGAGTDEQQLDGQGRIMISADHRRYANLGREVVVNGSIEFIEIWNKESWTRYSAESEQSFSDAFDESLGGIM, from the coding sequence GTGTTCCTCGGTACCTACACGCCAAAGCTCGACGACAAGGGTCGGTTGACATTGCCGGCGAAGTTCCGCGAAGCGCTTTCTGGAGGTGTGATGGTGAGCAAAGGGCAGGATCACAGCCTCGCCGTCTACACCCCGGAGGAGTTCTCCGAGCGGGTTCGCAAGCTCACCGAAGCCTCGCGCTCGAATCCCGTCGCACGTGCGTACATAAGGCAGTTGGGTGCCGGCACCGACGAGCAGCAGCTCGACGGGCAGGGGCGGATCATGATCAGCGCCGACCATCGGCGCTACGCGAATCTTGGGCGCGAAGTCGTCGTCAACGGTTCCATCGAGTTCATCGAGATCTGGAACAAAGAGTCCTGGACCCGTTACTCGGCGGAAAGCGAGCAGAGCTTCTCCGACGCCTTCGACGAATCCCTCGGAGGGATTATGTAG
- a CDS encoding GNAT family N-acetyltransferase, whose amino-acid sequence MRTVATDAETTPYLVDLSPQEIRRRLPEALAIYVAAMGYPQGTEYHRAPMWIEHLSRPGWRGVGAVLPTSDAPLVAVAYGYHGARNHWWHQQVRDGLHRSGHTGEYIDGVLDDYFELTELHVTPSAQGHGLGRALTRRLLQDRPEKSVLLSTPEVEQEENRAWRLYRRLGFEDVLRDFTFSGDRRPFAVLGHALPFE is encoded by the coding sequence TTGAGAACAGTCGCTACCGATGCGGAAACGACCCCCTATCTCGTCGACCTTTCCCCTCAGGAAATTCGTCGCCGCCTCCCCGAAGCTCTGGCCATTTACGTAGCGGCCATGGGCTACCCCCAGGGCACCGAGTACCACCGCGCTCCCATGTGGATCGAGCATCTGTCGCGGCCAGGCTGGCGGGGAGTCGGAGCAGTGCTCCCCACCTCCGATGCACCCCTGGTCGCCGTGGCATACGGCTATCACGGTGCTCGAAATCATTGGTGGCATCAGCAGGTGCGCGACGGGCTGCACAGATCCGGGCACACGGGCGAGTACATCGACGGAGTACTCGACGACTACTTCGAGTTGACGGAACTGCACGTCACACCGAGCGCCCAGGGCCATGGACTCGGCCGCGCACTCACTCGCAGACTTCTACAGGATCGACCCGAAAAGAGCGTGCTTCTGTCCACCCCGGAGGTCGAGCAAGAGGAAAACCGCGCCTGGCGTTTGTACCGGCGACTCGGATTCGAGGATGTGCTGCGCGACTTCACGTTTTCTGGCGATCGACGGCCGTTCGCCGTGCTGGGTCACGCACTTCCGTTCGAATGA
- a CDS encoding NAD(P)/FAD-dependent oxidoreductase gives MIDAVVVGSGHNALTSACYLAAAGLSVEVLERDTIAGGAVSSVERFPGHRVDRGSSAHIMVRHTGVIEELDLASYGLRYAECDPWAFAPGAPNSTEEALVFHRDLDRTCESIARSCGTADAIAYRQFVAMWGPRSARTMRAFSSPPTGPGLLRSFWGLDAPDGGSALSREFLTTGDALLDSLFTSERLKAALAWFGAQSGPPMSEPGTAPMVGFAALMHTLPPGRAIGGSGALTEALVARLSATGGSVSVGDAVEAVSPRDGQWTTTTSSGRSIRSRMVIAGCHILTTLDLLAAGGHDPRAIEAWRRHIRVGPGIGMAVRLATDSLPQYSSAAADSDATTGLQMLVRDRAHLRLAHGSASAGELPPRPAVLGMSFTAIDPTVAPAGQHQISLWSQWQPHTLSGGRQWRRSEQVRADDLAELEADRIVAELESYAPGFSASVLDRHVQSPVDIESELGLIGGNIMHVEMSLDQMMMWRPVPQLAGYRVPGAPGMYLTGASTHPGGGVSAASGRSAARIALADARAGRLRRWIGNRRR, from the coding sequence GTGATCGACGCTGTGGTAGTAGGCTCCGGCCATAATGCTTTGACCTCGGCTTGCTATCTCGCTGCAGCTGGGCTGTCCGTCGAGGTGCTCGAACGAGACACGATCGCCGGCGGCGCGGTGTCGTCCGTGGAGAGATTCCCCGGACACCGCGTGGACCGCGGGTCGTCTGCGCACATCATGGTGCGTCACACCGGAGTAATCGAAGAACTCGATCTCGCCAGTTACGGCCTGCGCTACGCCGAGTGTGATCCGTGGGCCTTCGCGCCAGGAGCCCCGAACTCCACCGAGGAAGCATTGGTCTTCCATCGCGACCTCGACCGAACATGCGAGTCGATCGCGCGGTCCTGCGGGACCGCCGATGCGATCGCCTATAGACAGTTCGTTGCAATGTGGGGACCACGAAGCGCTAGGACCATGCGGGCGTTCTCCTCCCCACCCACCGGCCCAGGCCTGCTTCGCTCCTTCTGGGGTCTCGACGCCCCCGACGGCGGAAGCGCATTGTCTCGCGAATTCCTCACTACCGGTGATGCCCTGCTCGATTCGTTGTTCACCAGTGAACGCCTGAAAGCTGCACTGGCGTGGTTCGGCGCGCAATCCGGGCCACCCATGTCCGAGCCAGGCACTGCCCCCATGGTCGGCTTCGCGGCCCTTATGCATACGCTTCCGCCCGGGCGTGCGATCGGTGGAAGTGGCGCACTGACCGAGGCCCTCGTTGCTCGGCTGTCGGCGACGGGCGGGTCGGTTTCCGTGGGCGATGCAGTCGAGGCAGTGTCGCCGAGAGATGGGCAGTGGACCACCACGACGTCTTCTGGACGATCGATCCGAAGCCGAATGGTCATCGCTGGCTGTCACATTCTGACCACTCTCGATCTTCTCGCGGCAGGCGGCCACGATCCTCGGGCCATCGAAGCCTGGCGCCGACACATTCGGGTCGGCCCCGGTATCGGGATGGCAGTCCGTCTCGCCACCGACTCGCTGCCGCAGTATTCGAGCGCAGCGGCCGATTCCGACGCGACAACGGGTCTACAGATGCTGGTTCGCGACCGTGCACATCTGCGTCTGGCCCATGGGTCCGCGTCTGCAGGTGAACTCCCACCGAGGCCTGCGGTACTGGGCATGTCGTTCACCGCGATCGATCCCACCGTTGCACCCGCAGGTCAACATCAGATTTCGCTGTGGTCACAGTGGCAGCCCCACACCCTGTCCGGAGGACGGCAGTGGCGTCGATCGGAGCAGGTACGTGCCGACGATCTCGCCGAGCTCGAGGCGGACCGAATTGTCGCCGAGCTCGAGTCCTACGCACCGGGCTTCAGTGCGTCCGTGCTCGACCGACATGTCCAGTCACCTGTCGATATCGAAAGCGAGCTCGGTTTGATCGGGGGAAACATCATGCACGTCGAGATGTCACTCGATCAGATGATGATGTGGCGACCGGTCCCCCAGCTCGCCGGATACCGAGTGCCTGGAGCTCCAGGAATGTATTTGACGGGTGCCTCGACCCACCCGGGTGGCGGAGTGTCCGCGGCGAGCGGGCGGAGTGCGGCCCGAATCGCCCTGGCCGACGCACGAGCCGGCAGACTCCGCCGCTGGATCGGGAACCGAAGACGATGA
- a CDS encoding penicillin-binding protein 2: MPPRHPRRGRFDASSFGFRSGFGRVLMFGVLALVALQLLWIMGVDGSRLSAEAASQRTTTLVDPATRGAITDRNGKPIAFTMEAKALTFQPVRVRKELDEARAKDATEPGTDDRLKAIAAGLHDELGDIASEKDILAKLKSNDTFTYLVRGVDSTVATKISKEFEEVGLERQDIREYPGGSLAANMVGATGYDGHGLLGLEDSLDSTLAGTDGSQTYDRGSDGAVIPGSWRDKQPAVNGSSVELTIDADLQYYVQQQVQLAKDLSGAKDASAFVQDVHTGEVLAMSNDNTFNPGIGVGNNDKNKQMGNLPVTTPFEPGSVNKIITAAAAIEYGLTTPDEVLQVPGNIFMSGVSVKDAWEHGVAPYTTTGVFGKSSNVGTLILAQRVGEDRYADMLSRFGLGQRSNVGLPYESAGSVPSRDQWSGGTFANLPIGQGLSMTLLQMTAMYQAIANDGVRIPPRIVRSTTGPSGDKAETEQPEGVYVVSPQTASTVRDMFRSVTQDDTGNQRGTGVAAGVPGYQISGKTGTAQQVDPDCKCYSNSNYWITFAGIAPADNPRYVIGIMLDAPSRSADGSGGQSAAPLFHNIASWMLQRDSVPLSADPGRKLVLQAD; the protein is encoded by the coding sequence CTGCCGCCTCGACACCCTCGCCGCGGACGGTTCGACGCGTCTTCCTTCGGTTTTCGGAGCGGGTTCGGGCGAGTTCTGATGTTCGGTGTGCTCGCACTCGTTGCGCTGCAGCTGTTGTGGATCATGGGGGTCGATGGGAGTCGGTTGTCGGCAGAGGCGGCTTCGCAACGCACGACGACGCTTGTCGATCCTGCGACCAGAGGCGCAATCACTGACCGTAACGGCAAGCCGATCGCGTTCACGATGGAGGCCAAAGCACTGACGTTCCAGCCGGTTCGGGTTCGGAAGGAATTGGACGAGGCGCGAGCGAAGGATGCGACCGAGCCCGGAACCGACGATCGGCTGAAGGCCATTGCTGCCGGACTTCACGACGAACTCGGTGACATTGCGAGCGAGAAGGACATCCTCGCGAAACTGAAGAGCAACGACACATTCACTTACCTCGTGCGTGGAGTCGATTCGACGGTCGCAACAAAGATCAGCAAGGAATTCGAAGAAGTAGGACTGGAAAGACAGGACATCCGCGAATACCCGGGTGGATCGCTCGCCGCGAACATGGTGGGGGCAACGGGTTACGACGGACACGGTCTGCTGGGGCTGGAAGATTCGCTCGATTCCACTCTCGCAGGAACCGACGGATCTCAGACGTACGACCGCGGGTCCGACGGCGCGGTCATCCCGGGGAGCTGGCGTGACAAGCAACCCGCCGTCAACGGCTCGAGCGTCGAATTGACGATCGACGCCGATCTTCAGTACTACGTGCAGCAGCAGGTGCAGTTGGCGAAGGATCTGTCCGGTGCGAAGGATGCTTCCGCTTTTGTGCAGGATGTGCACACCGGTGAGGTTCTCGCCATGTCGAACGACAACACCTTCAACCCAGGTATCGGGGTCGGCAACAACGACAAGAACAAGCAGATGGGCAATCTCCCGGTCACGACCCCCTTCGAGCCCGGTTCGGTGAACAAGATCATCACTGCGGCAGCTGCGATCGAATACGGTCTGACAACGCCGGACGAGGTTCTGCAAGTACCTGGAAATATCTTCATGTCCGGCGTCTCGGTCAAGGATGCGTGGGAGCACGGCGTGGCTCCGTACACGACGACGGGCGTGTTCGGGAAGTCCTCCAATGTCGGGACTTTGATTCTTGCGCAGCGTGTCGGCGAAGATCGATACGCGGACATGTTGTCCCGCTTCGGCTTGGGGCAACGTAGCAACGTCGGTCTACCGTACGAAAGTGCTGGCAGCGTCCCGAGCCGCGACCAATGGTCGGGCGGCACCTTTGCCAACCTTCCTATTGGACAGGGTTTGTCCATGACACTGCTCCAGATGACGGCCATGTATCAGGCCATCGCCAACGACGGAGTGCGGATCCCACCACGAATCGTTCGGTCGACGACGGGTCCGAGCGGAGATAAGGCCGAGACCGAGCAGCCGGAGGGCGTGTACGTCGTCAGTCCGCAGACTGCCTCGACCGTCCGTGACATGTTTCGCTCCGTCACACAGGACGACACCGGTAATCAACGGGGAACCGGGGTCGCGGCCGGTGTACCCGGCTACCAGATCAGCGGCAAGACCGGTACGGCGCAGCAGGTCGATCCGGACTGCAAGTGCTACTCGAACTCGAACTACTGGATCACGTTCGCGGGGATTGCGCCCGCCGACAATCCGCGGTACGTGATCGGAATCATGCTCGACGCGCCGTCCCGGAGTGCCGACGGTTCCGGTGGTCAGTCTGCCGCGCCGCTTTTCCACAACATCGCGAGTTGGATGCTTCAGCGTGACAGCGTGCCACTGTCGGCCGATCCCGGACGCAAACTGGTTCTGCAGGCCGACTGA
- a CDS encoding UDP-N-acetylmuramoyl-L-alanyl-D-glutamate--2,6-diaminopimelate ligase yields MTVPEVPHPAPTAFRPSKPPHTSVEELAGASDAVVVDDGVTHRIPVTGIDLRAQGIERGDLFAALPGSSTHGATFVEDALNRGAVAILTDSEGMGIVRGKYPQLPVPVLLHESPRMILGTVSALVYGNPSESMTVIGITGTSGKTTTAYLLEAALVAAGKVTGLIGTIETKIAGSRVPSALTTPEAPQLHALFAVMLERGIDTVVMEVSSHALALGRVDGTVFSVGAFTNLSQDHLDFHDSLEDYFQAKSRLFTADSRVRSRSAVVCVDDDWGKRMADIARAAGTSVLTASVAAHSDWTIADWSKEANGTQNFSIVEPGGASFPAEIRLPGRYNVANAVLAAAACSAAGVDVGRAIRGMAEVDVPGRVQRIVRGQDFLAVVDYAHKPAAVEAVIETLREQTAGRIAVVLGAGGDRDKAKRPLMGAAGARGADLLVITDDNPRSEDPSAIRDAMYDGALAVDPQARGEVRNVAGRESAITEAVKWARAGDVVLVAGKGHETGQDIAGVKHPFDDRVVLAAAIDSRIDAEAGDPS; encoded by the coding sequence GTGACTGTGCCAGAAGTGCCGCACCCTGCTCCGACGGCGTTTCGCCCGTCGAAGCCGCCCCACACGTCGGTCGAGGAACTTGCCGGCGCATCGGACGCGGTGGTCGTAGACGATGGGGTGACGCATCGCATTCCTGTCACCGGCATCGACCTGCGTGCCCAGGGCATCGAGCGCGGCGACCTTTTCGCAGCGCTCCCCGGATCGTCCACACATGGTGCGACGTTCGTCGAGGATGCGCTGAACAGGGGTGCGGTCGCGATCCTCACCGATTCCGAGGGTATGGGCATCGTGCGTGGCAAATATCCGCAGTTGCCGGTACCGGTCCTGCTTCACGAGAGCCCGAGGATGATTCTCGGCACCGTCTCGGCGCTCGTCTACGGCAATCCTTCCGAGAGCATGACCGTCATCGGCATTACCGGCACGTCCGGAAAGACGACGACGGCATATCTCCTCGAGGCTGCTTTGGTCGCTGCAGGCAAAGTAACGGGGTTGATCGGGACCATCGAGACGAAGATCGCTGGTTCCCGGGTCCCGAGTGCCCTCACCACTCCGGAAGCGCCTCAATTGCACGCGTTGTTCGCGGTGATGCTCGAGCGTGGGATCGATACGGTGGTCATGGAGGTGTCCAGTCATGCCTTGGCATTGGGCCGCGTCGACGGCACGGTGTTCTCGGTCGGCGCCTTCACCAACTTGTCGCAAGATCATCTGGACTTCCATGATTCCCTCGAGGACTACTTCCAGGCGAAGAGTCGACTGTTCACTGCCGATTCGCGTGTCCGAAGTCGCTCGGCCGTCGTGTGTGTCGACGACGATTGGGGAAAGAGGATGGCCGACATAGCTCGTGCGGCCGGAACGAGTGTCCTGACCGCCTCGGTCGCGGCGCACTCCGATTGGACGATCGCAGACTGGTCGAAGGAAGCCAACGGCACACAGAACTTTTCGATCGTCGAACCGGGCGGCGCGAGCTTCCCAGCCGAGATTCGACTACCCGGCCGATACAACGTTGCCAATGCGGTACTCGCCGCTGCAGCATGCTCGGCGGCAGGGGTCGATGTCGGTCGCGCAATTCGCGGTATGGCCGAAGTCGACGTCCCCGGCAGAGTGCAACGCATCGTTCGCGGCCAGGACTTCCTGGCCGTGGTCGACTACGCACACAAGCCTGCCGCAGTGGAAGCCGTCATCGAGACATTGCGAGAACAGACCGCGGGACGGATTGCGGTGGTCCTCGGTGCAGGCGGTGACCGAGACAAAGCGAAGCGTCCGTTGATGGGCGCCGCCGGAGCACGCGGGGCGGACCTGCTGGTGATCACCGACGACAATCCACGCTCGGAGGACCCGTCGGCGATCCGTGACGCGATGTACGACGGGGCGTTGGCCGTCGACCCGCAGGCGCGCGGTGAGGTCCGAAATGTGGCCGGCCGCGAATCCGCCATCACCGAGGCTGTGAAGTGGGCAAGGGCGGGCGACGTCGTTCTGGTCGCGGGAAAAGGCCACGAAACCGGACAGGACATCGCGGGTGTGAAGCATCCATTCGATGATCGGGTGGTTCTTGCGGCCGCCATCGACAGCAGGATCGACGCAGAAGCAGGAGATCCATCGTGA
- the rsmH gene encoding 16S rRNA (cytosine(1402)-N(4))-methyltransferase RsmH, which produces MPRAKHIPVRLGRADELLGPALTAVGPGGEGSVMIDATLGLGGHSEHFLRTYPGVRLIGLDRDPAALELASRRLSEFSDRTTFVHTTYDGIGAALEEAGLPEYGSVHAILFDLGVSSMQLDEAERGFAYSIDAPLDMRMDSTVGITAADILNTYSHGDIARVLSTYGEERFAGRIASAILRRRAITPFATSGALVELLYESIPAATRRTGGHPAKRTFQALRIEVNGELDSLEKAVPAGLDALSIGGRVVFMSYQSLEDRVVKKELAPRVKSRSPEGLPVELPGMGPEFALLTRGAERASEQEIEDNPRSAPVRLRAAERIARRAA; this is translated from the coding sequence ATCCCTCGTGCCAAGCATATTCCGGTCCGGTTGGGCCGAGCCGACGAACTGCTGGGTCCAGCGTTGACCGCAGTAGGCCCCGGTGGAGAAGGCAGCGTCATGATCGATGCCACCCTCGGGCTCGGGGGCCACTCCGAACACTTTTTGCGAACCTATCCCGGTGTACGTCTTATCGGCCTCGACCGGGATCCTGCCGCTCTCGAACTCGCGAGTCGGCGCCTGTCCGAATTCTCCGACAGGACAACGTTCGTACATACGACGTACGACGGAATCGGTGCTGCGCTCGAAGAGGCAGGTCTTCCCGAGTACGGGTCGGTACATGCCATTCTCTTCGACCTCGGTGTTTCGTCGATGCAGTTGGACGAGGCCGAACGTGGATTCGCCTATTCGATAGACGCGCCTCTGGACATGCGGATGGACTCGACGGTGGGTATTACGGCCGCGGACATCCTCAATACCTACAGTCATGGCGATATCGCGCGGGTGCTCAGTACCTATGGTGAAGAGCGGTTCGCGGGTCGTATCGCATCGGCGATCCTTCGGCGTCGGGCGATCACTCCTTTCGCCACGAGCGGTGCCCTGGTGGAACTTCTCTACGAGTCGATTCCGGCAGCTACGCGCCGCACGGGCGGGCATCCGGCCAAACGCACCTTTCAAGCTCTGCGCATCGAGGTGAACGGTGAGCTGGATTCGCTGGAGAAGGCAGTACCTGCCGGTCTGGATGCACTCTCGATCGGCGGACGAGTGGTGTTCATGTCCTACCAGTCGCTCGAAGATCGAGTAGTGAAGAAGGAACTTGCTCCTCGGGTCAAATCTCGTAGCCCAGAGGGTCTTCCGGTCGAGCTCCCCGGGATGGGTCCTGAGTTCGCACTGCTCACCCGAGGTGCCGAACGCGCCTCGGAACAAGAAATCGAAGACAACCCGCGTTCGGCGCCTGTGCGCCTACGTGCAGCCGAGCGCATCGCAAGGAGAGCGGCATGA